Proteins encoded in a region of the Anopheles ziemanni chromosome 2, idAnoZiCoDA_A2_x.2, whole genome shotgun sequence genome:
- the LOC131287395 gene encoding transmembrane 9 superfamily member 2: protein MTTRHSSVTGKMRNITLAIAFVAAACCVGLSDAFYLPGLAPVNYCRKSEMQKSCKSEVTLYVNRLNTEESVIPYEYHHFDFCPIDETNSPVENLGQVVFGERIRPGPYKIQFLEDVKCAKACTKHYKGGDPDSDHRLMVLKKGMSLNYQHHWIVDNMPVTWCYPLENERQYCSTGFPMGCLVRRHPDGEEGCITNPNYNRAGYYYPFNHVDLTITYHSGATEEWGVAFKQNGGRIISVKVVPSSINHKNEGELNCDSKEPIEIQSSALPAGSSLDIVYTYSVHFTQNNKIKWSSRWDYILESMPHTNIQWFSILNSLVIVLFLSGMVAMIMLRTLHKDIARYNQMDSGEDAQEEFGWKLVHGDVFRPPRKGMLLSVFLGSGIQVFCMTLVTLAFACLGFLSPANRGALMTCAMVLFVLLGTPAGYVSARIYKSFGGIKWKSNVLLTSMLCPGVVFGLFFVMNLILWSKGSSGAVPFSTLIALLALWFGVSVPLTFVGAYFGFRKRSLEHPVRTNQIPRQIPDQSIYTQPIPGIIMGGVLPFGCIFIQLFFILNSLWSSQMYYMFGFLFLVFLILVITCSETTILLCYFHLCAEDYHWWWRSFLTSGFTAVYLFVYCCHYFATKLQIEDAASTFLYFGYTLIMVFLFFLLTGSIGFFACFWFIRKIYSVVKVD, encoded by the exons ATGACAACGAGACACAGTTCTGTCACCGGCAAAATGAGAAATATTACCTTGGCCATTGCTTTCGTCGCCGCCGCCTGCTGCGTGGGACTCTCGGATGCGTTCTACCTGCCCGGTTTGGCGCCGGTTAATTACTGCAGAAAGTCGGAAATGCAAAAATCGTGCAAG TCGGAGGTGACACTGTACGTGAATCGGCTCAACACGGAGGAATCGGTGATCCCGTACGAGTACCATCATTTCGACTTTTGTCCTATCGATGAAACGAACTCGCCGGTTGAAAACCTCGGCCAGGTGGTGTTTGGCGAACGTATCCGTCCCGGACCGTACAAGATCCAGTTCCTGGAGGACGTGAAGTGTGCGAAGGCATGCACCAAGCACTACAAGGGTGGCGACCCGGACAGTGACCACCGGTTGATGGTGCTCAAGAAGGGCATGAGCTTGAACTACCAGCATCACTGGATCGTCGATAATATGCCCGTTACCTGGTGTTACCCGCTGGAAAATGAACGCCAGTACTGTAGCACCGGTTTCCCCATGGGTTGTCTCGTTCGGCGCCATCCGGACGGCGAGGAGGGTTGCATTACGAACCCGAACTACAACCGTGCCGGGTACTATTACCCGTTCAATCATGTCGACCTAACCATCACCTACCACAGTGGAGCGACGGAGGAGTGGGGCGTTGCGTTTAAGCAGAACGGAGGCCGCATTATTTCGGTAAAGGTCGTGCCGTCGTCGATAAACCACAAGAACGAGGGTGAGCTGAACTGCGACAGCAAGGAACCGATCGAGATTCAATCGAGTGCCCTACCGGCCGGTTCTTCACTGGACATCGTCTACACGTACTCGGTGCACTTTACGCAGAACAACAAGATTAAGTGGTCGTCCCGGTGGGACTACATTTTGGAGTCGATGCCGCACACCAACATCCAGTGGTTTAGCATACTGAACTCGCTCGTGATCGTGCTGTTCCTCTCCGGTATGGTGGCCATGATCATGCTGCGTACGCTGCACAAGGATATTGCACGGTACAACCAGATGGATTCTGGCGAGGATGCACAGGAAGAGTTCGGTTGGAAGTTGGTGCATGGTGACGTGTTCCGACCACCACGCAAGGGCATGCTGCTGTCGGTATTCCTCGGCTCCGGTATTCAGGTGTTCTGTATGACGTTGGTAACACTGGCATTCGCGTGCCTCGGTTTTCTTTCGCCCGCCAACCGAGGTGCGCTGATGACCTGCGCCATGGTACTTTTTGTACTGCTCGGTACCCCGGCCGGGTACGTTTCGGCACGGATCTACAAGAGCTTTGGAGGGATCAAGTGGAAGAGTAATGTTTTGCTAACGTCTATGCTTTGTCCTGG tgTCGTGTTTGGGCTTTTCTTCGTAATGAACTTGATATTATGGAGCAAGGGAAGCTCAGGGGCTGTTCCATTTTCGACCCTCATTGCTCTGCTAGCATTGTGGTTCGGCGTTTCGGTTCCACTTACGTTCGTGGGTGCCTATTTTGGTTTTCGAAAGAGG TCCCTCGAGCATCCGGTCCGAACGAATCAAATCCCCCGCCAGATTCCGGACCAGTCGATCTACACGCAACCGATTCCGGGTATCATCATGGGTGGCGTGCTGCCATTCGGGTGCATCTTCATTCAGCTGTTCTTCATCCTAAACTCGCTTTGGTCGAGCCAGATGTACTACATGTTCGGCTTTCTGTTTCTGGTGTTCCTCATCCTTGTGATCACCTGCTCCGAGACGACGATCCTGCTGTGCTACTTCCATCTGTGCGCGGAAGACTACCACTGGTGGTGGCGATCGTTCCTGACGTCCGGCTTTACGGCGGTCTACCTGTTTGTGTACTGCTGCCACTACTTTGCCACGAAGCTGCAGATTGAGGATGCCGCTTCCACCTTCCTCTACTTTGGCTACACGCTCATTAtggtgtttttgttctttttgctGACCGGGTCGATAGGTTTCTTTGCCTGTTTCTGGTTCATACGCAAGATTTACAGTGTGGTAAAGGTGGACTAA